Proteins encoded within one genomic window of Halorussus salilacus:
- a CDS encoding homoserine dehydrogenase, which yields MRIAILGAGAVGRSVAELAGKYGHEVTALADSTSAAVDSDGIDLTAALESKDAEGRVGSADPADALDAEYDALVEATPTTLGDAQPGFGHVRAALERDRHVVLANKGPVAERYADLRALERESAGRVRFEATVGGAIPVLSTIDDYGPDAITAARGVLNGTANFVLSRMAAEGLGYEHVLAEAQDLGVAEADPSFDVNGTDAGLKCVILANVLGEGEYSLEDADVEGIEDLPGEALELAAEDGRTVRLIGEATPRGVRVGPRLVPENGTLAVSGTRNIVQLETEHAGRLNLSGRGAGGPETATAVLADVNRLGE from the coding sequence ATGAGGATCGCCATCCTCGGCGCGGGCGCGGTCGGCCGGTCGGTCGCCGAACTGGCGGGCAAGTACGGCCACGAGGTCACCGCGCTGGCCGACTCGACGAGCGCCGCGGTCGATTCCGACGGAATCGACCTGACCGCGGCGCTCGAATCGAAGGACGCCGAGGGCCGCGTGGGGTCTGCCGACCCCGCCGACGCCCTCGACGCCGAGTACGACGCGCTGGTCGAGGCGACCCCGACCACGCTCGGCGACGCCCAGCCGGGATTCGGTCACGTCCGGGCCGCGCTCGAACGCGACCGCCACGTCGTGCTGGCGAACAAGGGGCCGGTCGCCGAGCGGTACGCCGACCTGCGCGCGCTCGAACGCGAGAGCGCGGGCCGGGTCCGGTTCGAGGCCACGGTCGGGGGCGCGATTCCGGTGCTGTCGACCATCGACGACTACGGTCCCGACGCCATCACCGCCGCGCGGGGCGTCCTCAACGGGACGGCGAACTTCGTCCTCTCGCGGATGGCCGCCGAGGGACTCGGCTACGAACACGTCCTCGCGGAGGCCCAGGACCTCGGCGTCGCGGAGGCCGACCCCTCGTTCGACGTGAACGGCACCGACGCCGGGCTCAAGTGCGTCATCTTAGCGAACGTGCTGGGTGAGGGGGAGTACTCGCTCGAAGACGCCGACGTCGAGGGCATCGAGGACCTGCCGGGCGAAGCGCTCGAACTCGCGGCCGAGGACGGTCGGACCGTCCGACTCATCGGCGAGGCGACGCCCCGGGGCGTCCGGGTCGGCCCGCGACTCGTCCCCGAGAACGGCACGCTGGCGGTGTCGGGTACGCGCAACATCGTCCAACTGGAGACCGAACACGCGGGCCGCCTCAACCTCAGCGGTCGGGGCGCGGGCGGCCCCGAGACCGCGACGGCGGTGCTGGCCGACGTGAACCGACTCGGCGAGTGA
- the rpsJ gene encoding 30S ribosomal protein S10, which produces MQQARVRLAGTSPEDLDDICDDVREIANKTGVSLSGPIPLPTKTLEIPTRKSPDGEGTATWEHWEMRVHKRLIDIDADERALRQLMRIQVPNDVSIEIVLED; this is translated from the coding sequence ATGCAGCAAGCACGCGTCCGTCTGGCGGGCACCAGCCCCGAGGACCTCGACGACATCTGCGACGACGTCCGCGAGATCGCCAACAAAACCGGCGTCTCGCTCTCGGGTCCCATCCCGCTCCCGACCAAGACGCTGGAGATCCCCACCCGAAAGTCCCCCGACGGCGAGGGGACCGCGACGTGGGAGCACTGGGAGATGCGCGTCCACAAGCGCCTCATCGACATCGACGCCGACGAACGCGCGCTCCGACAGCTCATGCGGATTCAGGTCCCGAACGACGTCTCCATCGAGATCGTCCTCGAGGACTGA
- the tuf gene encoding translation elongation factor EF-1 subunit alpha has translation MSDEQHQNLAIIGHVDHGKSTLVGRLLYETGSVPEHVIEQHKEEAEEKGKGGFEFAYVMDNLAEERERGVTIDIAHQEFSTDAYDFTIVDCPGHRDFVKNMITGASQADNAVLVVAADDGVAPQTQEHVFLARTLGIDELIVGVNKMDVVDYKESTYNEVVEEVKQLLKQVQFNTEDASFIPISAFEGDNIAEESENTDWYDGEILLEALNDLEPPEPPTDADLRMPIQDVYTISGIGTVAVGRVETGILNTGENVSFQPSDVSGEVKSIEMHHEEIPQAEPGDNVGTNVRGVGKDDIRRGDVCGPADDPPSVAETFQAQIVVMQHPSVITDGYTPVFHAHTAQVACTIESIDKKMDPSSGEVAEENPDFIQSGDAAVVTVRPQKPLSIEPSSEIPELGSFAVRDMGQTIAAGKVLSVNER, from the coding sequence ATGAGCGACGAACAACACCAGAACCTGGCCATCATCGGCCACGTCGACCACGGTAAGAGTACGCTCGTGGGCCGACTCCTCTACGAGACGGGGAGCGTACCCGAGCACGTCATCGAACAGCACAAGGAAGAGGCCGAGGAGAAGGGCAAGGGCGGCTTCGAGTTCGCCTACGTCATGGACAACCTCGCCGAAGAGCGCGAGCGCGGTGTCACCATCGACATCGCCCACCAAGAGTTCAGCACCGACGCCTACGACTTCACCATCGTGGACTGTCCCGGCCACCGCGACTTCGTGAAGAACATGATCACGGGTGCCTCGCAGGCCGACAACGCGGTCCTCGTGGTCGCGGCCGACGACGGCGTCGCGCCCCAGACCCAGGAGCACGTCTTCCTGGCCCGCACCCTCGGTATCGACGAACTCATCGTCGGCGTCAACAAGATGGACGTCGTCGACTACAAGGAGTCCACCTACAACGAGGTCGTCGAAGAGGTCAAGCAGCTCCTCAAGCAGGTCCAGTTCAACACCGAGGACGCCAGCTTCATCCCGATCTCGGCCTTCGAGGGCGACAACATCGCCGAGGAGTCCGAGAACACCGACTGGTACGACGGCGAGATTCTCCTCGAGGCTCTCAACGACCTCGAACCGCCGGAGCCGCCGACGGACGCCGACCTCCGGATGCCCATTCAGGACGTGTACACGATTTCGGGTATCGGGACCGTCGCCGTCGGTCGCGTCGAGACGGGCATCCTCAACACCGGCGAGAACGTCTCGTTCCAGCCCAGCGACGTGAGCGGTGAGGTCAAGTCCATCGAGATGCACCACGAGGAGATTCCGCAGGCCGAACCCGGCGACAACGTCGGTACCAACGTCCGCGGCGTCGGCAAGGACGACATCCGCCGCGGTGACGTCTGTGGCCCCGCCGACGACCCGCCGAGCGTCGCCGAGACGTTCCAGGCCCAGATCGTCGTGATGCAGCACCCGTCGGTCATCACCGACGGCTACACGCCGGTCTTCCACGCCCACACCGCGCAGGTCGCCTGCACCATCGAATCCATCGACAAGAAGATGGACCCCTCGTCGGGCGAGGTCGCCGAGGAGAACCCCGACTTCATCCAGTCGGGCGACGCCGCGGTCGTCACCGTCCGACCCCAGAAGCCCCTGTCCATCGAGCCGTCCAGCGAGATTCCGGAACTCGGTAGCTTCGCGGTCCGCGACATGGGTCAGACCATCGCGGCTGGCAAGGTCCTCAGCGTCAACGAGCGATAA